A single region of the Erythrobacter sp. HL-111 genome encodes:
- a CDS encoding Flp family type IVb pilin yields the protein MVKTVRKLSADASGATMMEYGLLIGLVAAGSITTLTVVGSGAADTFSTVESNMSESGGSGGSGGGGSGGGGSGGGGSGGGGGGSGGGGGSGGGSGGGGSGGGGSGGGDDADSGGGGGGSGGGGGSGGPGGGGSGGGGGGSGGSGGGGGGGADGGGSGGGGGSGNGNGNGNGNGNGNGNGKGNGGGGQGGSGDNDDEDEDEDDKGKGKGKGNDKGKGKGKGKGKGKGKGKGKGKGKGKGKGKGNRK from the coding sequence ATGGTTAAGACAGTCAGAAAACTCTCCGCGGACGCTTCGGGCGCGACCATGATGGAATACGGGTTGCTGATCGGCCTGGTGGCGGCAGGGTCGATCACGACCCTGACCGTTGTCGGCAGCGGCGCGGCTGACACGTTCTCGACCGTCGAATCGAACATGTCGGAGTCGGGCGGAAGCGGTGGCTCGGGCGGCGGTGGTTCCGGCGGCGGTGGTTCCGGCGGGGGAGGTTCCGGCGGTGGCGGCGGCGGCTCCGGTGGCGGTGGCGGCTCGGGTGGCGGCTCGGGCGGAGGTGGTTCCGGCGGCGGCGGTTCGGGCGGTGGCGACGACGCGGACAGCGGAGGCGGCGGTGGCGGCTCCGGCGGTGGTGGCGGCTCGGGCGGGCCGGGTGGCGGCGGCTCCGGTGGTGGTGGCGGCGGCTCCGGTGGCTCCGGTGGTGGCGGCGGGGGCGGTGCCGACGGGGGCGGCTCCGGCGGTGGCGGCGGTTCCGGCAACGGAAACGGCAACGGCAACGGAAACGGCAACGGCAACGGAAACGGCAAAGGCAATGGCGGCGGCGGCCAGGGCGGCTCCGGCGATAATGATGACGAGGACGAGGACGAGGACGACAAGGGTAAGGGTAAGGGCAAGGGTAACGACAAAGGCAAGGGCAAGGGCAAAGGCAAAGGCAAGGGCAAAGGCAAAGGCAAGGGCAAGGGCAAAGGCAAAGGCAAGGGCAAAGGCAAGGGCAACAGGAAATGA
- a CDS encoding hydrogen peroxide-inducible genes activator — protein MSTYLPTIKQLQYLVALHKHGHFGRAADSVFVSQSTLSAGVRELESLLGVTLVERSRRVVRFTALGEQVVAKANRLLREAEELSDLVQAAGKPLSGQLRMSVIPTIAPFILPRLLPRLRAERPELKLMLREETSHDALLSLQHGRSDCVLLALPFDTGEVEVEHIADDRLYVAFPKDDPRDPPREVPPEMIEPAIQGGRLLLLEDGHCLREHALAACNRSELRASASMIGTSLHTLVQMVDNDLGLTLLPEMAIKAGILAGTEVVARPVEGDGAKREIALVWRKNSPREADFRLLAKELRAG, from the coding sequence ATGAGCACCTACCTGCCGACGATCAAGCAGCTGCAATATCTCGTCGCGCTGCACAAACACGGCCATTTCGGGCGCGCGGCGGACAGCGTCTTCGTCTCCCAGTCGACCCTGTCGGCGGGGGTGCGAGAGCTCGAATCGCTCCTCGGGGTGACGCTGGTCGAACGCTCGCGCCGGGTGGTGCGCTTCACCGCCCTGGGCGAACAGGTGGTGGCGAAGGCGAACCGGCTGCTGCGCGAGGCGGAGGAATTGTCCGACCTCGTCCAGGCCGCGGGCAAGCCGCTTTCGGGCCAGCTCCGCATGAGCGTCATCCCGACGATCGCCCCCTTCATCCTCCCGCGCCTGCTCCCTCGCCTGCGCGCCGAGCGCCCCGAACTCAAGCTGATGCTGCGCGAGGAAACCAGCCACGATGCGCTGCTCAGCCTCCAGCACGGGCGGTCGGACTGCGTGCTGCTCGCGCTGCCCTTCGACACCGGCGAGGTCGAGGTCGAGCACATCGCCGACGACCGGCTCTACGTCGCCTTTCCCAAGGACGACCCGCGCGATCCCCCGCGCGAGGTGCCGCCAGAGATGATCGAGCCCGCGATCCAGGGCGGGCGCCTCCTGCTGCTAGAGGACGGCCACTGCCTGCGCGAACACGCGCTCGCCGCGTGCAACCGCTCGGAACTGCGGGCGAGCGCGAGCATGATCGGGACCAGCCTGCACACGCTCGTCCAGATGGTCGACAATGACCTCGGCCTTACCCTGCTCCCTGAAATGGCGATAAAGGCGGGCATCCTGGCCGGGACCGAAGTGGTTGCACGGCCGGTCGAGGGAGACGGCGCGAAGCGCGAGATCGCGCTCGTGTGGCGCAAGAATTCCCCGCGCGAGGCGGATTTCCGCCTGCTGGCGAAGGAATTGCGGGCGGGCTGA
- the rnd gene encoding ribonuclease D produces the protein MKIHDLITTTEALAELCERLAKSEFVAVDTEFMRENTYWPELCLVQIANTEEAAAIDPLADGIDLSPLLDLMCDNEDVLKVFHAGGQDVEIIVNLTGKTPHPIFDTQVAMMAISQSEQIGYANLVETWLNIQIDKGARFTDWSRRPLTDRQIEYAIGDVTHLSKIFPRILKKLIKTERGVWLDAEMEKLSDPSNYLVDPDSAWKRIRSPGRNPQVLGRLKALAAWREGEAQHKNIPRGRIMRDETLADIASHPPKKQADLAKVRGLSAAWKDNDIGKRMMKVIAEAEPLPKEEMPDKIKRGAPLGREGALVADLLKLLLKIRAREIDVAARLLTRAEEMEALAAGVRDLGVLKGWRYEVFGRDALDLVEGKLAFAVEKGKLKMTHIDEMRTAMEDRLAAE, from the coding sequence ATGAAGATACACGACCTCATCACCACGACCGAAGCCCTCGCCGAGCTGTGCGAGCGGCTGGCGAAAAGCGAATTCGTCGCGGTCGACACCGAATTCATGCGCGAGAACACCTACTGGCCCGAGCTGTGCCTGGTGCAGATCGCCAACACCGAAGAAGCCGCCGCGATCGACCCGCTGGCGGACGGCATCGACCTTTCGCCCCTGCTCGACCTGATGTGCGACAACGAGGACGTGCTGAAGGTATTTCACGCGGGCGGGCAGGACGTCGAGATCATCGTCAACCTGACCGGCAAGACCCCGCACCCGATCTTCGACACGCAGGTGGCGATGATGGCGATCAGCCAGTCGGAACAGATCGGCTATGCCAACCTGGTCGAGACCTGGCTCAACATCCAGATCGACAAGGGCGCGCGCTTCACCGACTGGTCGCGCCGCCCGCTGACCGACCGGCAGATCGAATACGCGATCGGGGACGTGACGCACCTGTCGAAGATCTTTCCCAGGATCCTGAAAAAGCTCATCAAGACCGAGCGCGGCGTGTGGCTCGACGCGGAGATGGAAAAGCTCTCCGATCCCTCGAACTACCTGGTCGATCCCGATAGCGCGTGGAAGCGCATCCGCTCGCCCGGGCGCAATCCGCAGGTGCTCGGCCGCCTCAAGGCGCTCGCCGCCTGGCGCGAGGGCGAGGCGCAGCACAAGAACATCCCGCGCGGCCGGATCATGCGCGACGAGACGCTCGCCGACATCGCCAGCCATCCCCCGAAGAAGCAGGCCGATCTCGCCAAGGTGCGCGGGCTTTCCGCCGCGTGGAAGGACAACGACATCGGCAAGCGCATGATGAAGGTGATCGCCGAGGCCGAGCCCCTGCCCAAGGAGGAAATGCCCGACAAGATCAAGCGCGGCGCACCGCTGGGCAGGGAAGGCGCGCTGGTGGCGGACCTGCTGAAGCTCCTCCTGAAGATCCGCGCGCGCGAGATCGACGTCGCCGCGCGCCTGCTCACCCGGGCGGAGGAGATGGAGGCATTGGCCGCCGGGGTGCGCGATCTCGGCGTGCTCAAGGGCTGGCGCTACGAGGTGTTCGGACGCGACGCGCTCGACCTCGTCGAGGGCAAGCTCGCCTTCGCGGTCGAGAAGGGCAAGCTCAAGATGACCCATATCGACGAGATGCGCACCGCCATGGAAGACCGGCTGGCGGCGGAATGA
- the aspS gene encoding aspartate--tRNA ligase codes for MHAYRTHTCAQLSAQDVGETVRLSGWVHRKRDHGGVLFVDLRDHYGITQIVADGDSAALPVLERLRAESVVTIDGEVKARTPATVNANLPTGEIEVFARSITVQSAAEELPLPVFEEPDYPEEIRLRYRFLDLRRETMHRNIMLRSKVIASLRRRMTEQGFTEFQTPILTASSPEGARDFLVPSRMHPGRFYALPQAPQMFKQLLMVSGFDRYFQIAPCFRDEDLRADRSLEFYQLDFEMSFVTQEDVFQALEPVLAGTFEEFADGKAVTPAGEFPRIPYAEAMLKYGTDKPDLRNPLLISDVTGHFEQSGFGLFEKIVGSGGVVRVVPAPGTADRSRKFFDDMNNWARSEGYAGLGYVTRKGGEFGGPIAKNHGAERMEELYAEIGLGPDDGLFFAAGKEAEAAKLAGAARTQVGEQLGLVERDCFRFCWIVDFPMFEWDEDSKKIDFSHNPFSMPQGEMEALETQDPLAIKAWQYDIVCNGYELSSGAIRNHKPEIMYKAFEIAGYSREDVDANFAGMIEAFKLGAPPHGGSAPGIDRIVMLLAGEEAIREVIAFPMNQRGEDLMMGAPGHAEPRQLRELSIRVVEPPKKPGTPTEG; via the coding sequence ATGCACGCTTACCGCACCCACACCTGCGCTCAGCTTTCGGCCCAAGATGTCGGCGAGACGGTCCGCCTGTCGGGCTGGGTGCACCGCAAGCGCGACCACGGCGGCGTGCTGTTCGTGGACCTGCGCGACCATTACGGCATCACCCAGATCGTTGCCGACGGGGATTCGGCCGCCCTGCCGGTGCTCGAACGCCTGCGCGCCGAATCGGTCGTGACGATCGACGGCGAGGTCAAGGCCCGGACGCCCGCGACGGTGAACGCGAACCTGCCGACCGGCGAAATCGAGGTCTTCGCGCGCTCCATCACGGTCCAGAGCGCGGCCGAGGAACTGCCGCTGCCCGTGTTCGAGGAGCCCGACTACCCCGAGGAAATCCGGCTGCGCTACCGCTTCCTCGACCTTCGCCGCGAGACCATGCACCGCAACATCATGCTGCGTTCGAAGGTCATCGCTAGCCTGCGCCGCCGGATGACCGAACAGGGCTTCACCGAATTCCAGACTCCGATCCTCACCGCGTCCAGCCCCGAAGGCGCGCGCGACTTCCTCGTGCCCTCGCGGATGCATCCGGGCCGGTTCTACGCGCTCCCGCAGGCGCCGCAGATGTTCAAGCAGCTGCTGATGGTGTCGGGCTTCGACCGCTATTTCCAGATCGCGCCGTGCTTCCGCGACGAGGATCTGCGCGCCGATCGCAGCCTCGAATTCTACCAGCTCGATTTCGAGATGAGCTTCGTCACGCAGGAGGACGTGTTCCAGGCCTTGGAGCCGGTGCTGGCCGGGACGTTCGAGGAATTCGCGGACGGCAAGGCGGTGACCCCGGCAGGCGAGTTTCCGCGCATCCCCTATGCCGAGGCGATGCTGAAATACGGCACCGACAAGCCGGACCTCAGGAACCCGCTCCTCATCTCCGACGTGACCGGGCATTTCGAGCAGTCGGGCTTCGGCCTGTTCGAGAAGATCGTGGGCTCGGGCGGCGTCGTGCGCGTCGTGCCCGCGCCGGGGACGGCGGACAGGAGCCGCAAGTTCTTCGACGACATGAACAACTGGGCGCGCTCGGAAGGCTATGCCGGGCTCGGCTACGTGACCCGCAAGGGCGGGGAATTCGGCGGCCCGATCGCCAAGAACCACGGGGCCGAGCGGATGGAGGAGCTCTACGCCGAGATCGGGCTCGGGCCGGATGACGGGCTGTTCTTCGCCGCCGGCAAGGAAGCCGAGGCGGCAAAGCTGGCAGGGGCCGCCCGCACGCAGGTGGGCGAACAACTGGGCCTCGTCGAACGGGACTGCTTCAGGTTCTGCTGGATCGTCGACTTTCCCATGTTCGAATGGGACGAGGACTCGAAGAAAATCGATTTCAGCCACAACCCCTTCTCGATGCCGCAGGGCGAGATGGAGGCGCTGGAGACGCAGGACCCGCTCGCCATCAAGGCGTGGCAATACGACATCGTGTGCAACGGCTACGAGCTGTCCTCGGGCGCGATCCGGAACCACAAGCCCGAGATCATGTACAAGGCCTTCGAGATCGCGGGCTACAGCCGGGAGGATGTGGACGCGAACTTCGCCGGCATGATCGAGGCGTTCAAGCTCGGCGCGCCGCCGCACGGGGGCTCCGCGCCGGGGATCGACCGGATCGTGATGCTGCTCGCCGGGGAGGAAGCGATCCGCGAGGTCATCGCCTTCCCGATGAACCAGAGGGGCGAGGACCTGATGATGGGCGCCCCGGGCCACGCCGAACCCAGGCAGCTGCGTGAACTTTCGATCCGCGTCGTCGAGCCGCCGAAGAAGCCGGGAACGCCGACCGAGGGCTGA
- a CDS encoding DUF2383 domain-containing protein: MADTRILQSLTQDTYDTLAAYRRARESAHSDALQQTLERRISERVRTVNLLNEALAERGGTRVDDASAPAQAADIFHAIGDAFQDGDEAAARRVEKAETELCRRYDKALSDESLDPSTRRTIEQAAREVREGESFSHVLERHYG; encoded by the coding sequence ATGGCGGATACACGCATATTGCAGAGCCTGACCCAGGACACCTACGACACCCTTGCCGCCTATCGCCGGGCGCGCGAGTCCGCGCATAGCGACGCGCTGCAGCAGACGCTCGAACGGCGCATTTCCGAACGCGTCCGGACGGTCAACCTGCTGAACGAGGCGCTTGCCGAACGCGGCGGCACGCGCGTCGACGATGCCAGCGCCCCGGCCCAGGCGGCGGACATCTTCCACGCGATCGGCGACGCTTTCCAGGACGGCGACGAAGCGGCGGCGCGCCGGGTCGAGAAGGCCGAGACCGAGCTGTGCCGCCGCTACGACAAGGCGCTTTCGGACGAAAGCCTCGACCCTTCGACGCGGCGGACGATCGAGCAGGCCGCGCGCGAGGTGCGCGAAGGCGAAAGCTTCAGCCACGTGCTCGAGCGGCACTACGGCTGA
- a CDS encoding acyl carrier protein gives MSDTADRVQKIVVEHLGVEADKVTQDASFIDDLGADSLDIVELVMAFEEEFGVEIPDDAAEKISTVGDATKYIEEHKG, from the coding sequence ATGAGCGATACTGCCGACCGCGTGCAGAAGATTGTCGTCGAGCATCTCGGCGTCGAGGCCGACAAGGTCACCCAGGACGCGAGCTTCATCGACGATCTCGGCGCCGACAGCCTCGACATCGTCGAACTGGTCATGGCCTTCGAAGAGGAATTCGGCGTCGAAATCCCCGACGACGCGGCGGAGAAGATCTCGACCGTGGGCGATGCGACCAAGTATATCGAGGAACACAAGGGCTGA
- the fabF gene encoding beta-ketoacyl-ACP synthase II: MRRVVVTGLGLVTPLGGDVETSWRNLIAGESGAGPITRFDASDQKCTIACEVKPRDHEWGFDPDRRVDPKIQRQVDPFIVYGIDAAGQALEDAGLTDLSDAEKERVGCSIGAGIGGLPGIELESVNLHERGPGRVSPHFVHGRLINLVTGQVQIKYGFMGPNHAVVTACSTGAHSIGDAARMIAMDDADVMLAGGAEGTINPLGIAGFAQARALNTSFNDRPKEASRPYDKAREGFVMGEGAGIVVLEEYERAKARGAKIYGEVTGYGLSGDAYHVTAPHPEGRGAELAMRMALKKAGLGPGDIDYVNAHGTSTMADTIELAAVKRVLGEDLSGASMSSTKSAIGHLLGGAGAVESVFCLLAMRDGVVPPTLNLVDPDVGTEGIDLVPLKAKEREVRAVLNNSFGFGGTNASLIMQKVD, from the coding sequence ATGCGCCGTGTGGTTGTAACCGGGCTGGGTCTCGTCACCCCGCTGGGCGGGGACGTCGAGACGAGCTGGCGGAACCTGATCGCGGGCGAAAGCGGGGCGGGGCCGATCACCCGCTTCGACGCCTCGGACCAGAAATGCACCATCGCCTGCGAGGTCAAGCCCAGGGACCACGAATGGGGCTTCGATCCGGACAGGCGCGTGGACCCCAAGATCCAGCGCCAGGTCGATCCCTTCATCGTCTATGGCATCGACGCTGCCGGGCAGGCGCTCGAGGATGCGGGCCTGACCGACCTCTCCGACGCGGAAAAGGAGCGCGTGGGCTGTTCGATCGGCGCCGGGATCGGCGGCCTTCCGGGAATCGAGCTGGAAAGCGTCAACCTCCACGAACGCGGGCCGGGGCGGGTTTCCCCGCACTTCGTCCACGGGCGCCTCATCAACCTCGTTACCGGGCAGGTCCAGATCAAGTACGGCTTCATGGGGCCGAACCACGCGGTCGTCACGGCCTGTTCGACCGGCGCGCATTCGATCGGCGATGCCGCGCGCATGATCGCGATGGACGATGCCGACGTGATGCTGGCGGGCGGTGCCGAAGGCACGATCAACCCGCTCGGAATCGCCGGCTTCGCGCAGGCGCGCGCCCTCAACACCAGCTTCAACGACCGCCCGAAGGAGGCGAGCCGCCCCTATGACAAGGCGCGCGAAGGCTTCGTCATGGGCGAGGGCGCAGGCATTGTCGTACTCGAGGAATACGAGCGGGCGAAGGCGCGCGGCGCCAAGATCTACGGCGAGGTCACGGGCTATGGCCTGTCGGGCGACGCCTATCACGTCACCGCCCCCCACCCGGAAGGCAGGGGCGCCGAGCTCGCCATGCGGATGGCGCTGAAGAAGGCCGGCCTCGGCCCGGGCGATATCGATTACGTCAACGCCCACGGCACCAGCACCATGGCCGACACGATCGAACTCGCCGCGGTCAAGCGCGTGCTGGGCGAGGACCTGTCGGGCGCCTCGATGAGCTCGACCAAGAGCGCGATCGGGCATCTCCTCGGCGGCGCGGGCGCGGTCGAATCGGTGTTCTGCCTCCTCGCCATGCGCGATGGCGTGGTGCCCCCCACGCTCAACCTCGTCGATCCGGACGTTGGCACCGAAGGCATCGACCTCGTCCCGCTCAAGGCGAAGGAGCGCGAGGTGCGCGCAGTGCTCAACAACTCCTTCGGTTTCGGCGGGACGAATGCCTCGCTGATCATGCAGAAGGTCGATTGA
- the mltG gene encoding endolytic transglycosylase MltG encodes MGRKGLLVLFALIALFAGGAWFAAAQLGEATVEEDTAFIIPSGSSVAAVAEKLEAEGLVSSADGFLLNARLFGSSDPIRAGEFRLTAGMNQSEILARFQSGDVIRRFVTVPEGMPSIMVWERLMAEDMLTGEIEVPPEGSILPDTYSFERGESRAELVERMQAAMDRYLAEAWAKRAPDIAVVTMRDALILASIVEKETGKPSERRMVAGLYSNRVKAGMLLQADPTIIYPITQGKPLGRRIRQSEIAAVNDYNTYTRVGLPAGPITNPGRESIAAVLDPADTSALFMVADGTGGHVFADTLEEHNANVAEWYALRRERGEM; translated from the coding sequence TTGGGCCGCAAGGGCCTCCTCGTCCTATTCGCCCTGATCGCGCTTTTCGCCGGCGGCGCGTGGTTCGCCGCCGCGCAGCTGGGCGAGGCGACCGTCGAGGAAGACACCGCCTTCATCATCCCCTCGGGCTCATCCGTCGCGGCCGTGGCGGAAAAGCTCGAGGCGGAGGGGCTCGTATCCTCTGCCGACGGTTTCCTGCTCAATGCGCGCCTGTTCGGCTCCTCCGACCCGATCCGGGCCGGCGAGTTCCGCCTGACCGCGGGCATGAACCAGTCGGAAATCCTCGCCCGGTTCCAATCCGGCGACGTCATCCGCCGCTTCGTCACCGTGCCCGAAGGGATGCCCTCGATCATGGTGTGGGAGCGGCTGATGGCCGAGGACATGCTGACCGGAGAGATCGAGGTGCCGCCCGAAGGCTCGATCCTGCCCGACACCTATTCCTTCGAACGAGGGGAGAGCCGGGCCGAACTGGTCGAGCGGATGCAGGCGGCGATGGACCGTTACCTCGCCGAAGCCTGGGCGAAACGCGCGCCCGATATCGCGGTCGTCACCATGCGCGACGCGTTGATCCTCGCCTCGATCGTCGAGAAGGAGACCGGCAAGCCCTCCGAACGGCGCATGGTCGCGGGCCTCTATTCGAACCGGGTGAAGGCGGGGATGCTGCTGCAGGCGGACCCCACGATCATCTACCCGATCACGCAGGGCAAGCCGCTGGGCCGCCGCATCCGCCAGTCCGAGATCGCGGCGGTCAACGACTACAACACCTACACCCGCGTCGGCCTTCCCGCCGGGCCGATCACCAATCCGGGGCGCGAAAGCATCGCGGCGGTGCTGGACCCGGCCGACACGAGCGCGCTGTTCATGGTGGCGGACGGCACCGGCGGCCACGTCTTCGCCGACACGCTGGAAGAGCACAACGCCAACGTCGCCGAATGGTATGCGCTCAGGCGGGAACGGGGGGAGATGTGA